One segment of Thermodesulfovibrio sp. 3907-1M DNA contains the following:
- a CDS encoding menaquinone biosynthesis decarboxylase, whose amino-acid sequence MAYNDLREFLHILDKKGLLHRVRVEVDPVLEIAEITDRMCKSPNGGKALFFEKVKGSSMPVVTNIFGSFERMCLALEVESLDDVSKRIEKLINQTPPKSLKDKIKAVFELIEISKYLPKRVSKAACQEVINHNPDLSKLPILKTWPKDGGRFITFPMVFTRDPETGKQNCGMYRMHVYDERTTGMHWHIHKDGAVHYRKYKELGKRMPVAVAIGSDPAVIYSSTAPLPYGVDEIVFAGFLRRSPVEMVKCVTSDIEVPANSEIVLEGYVEPDELRDEGPFGDHTGFYSPVDKFPVFHVTCITHRKNPIYPATVVGKPPMEDCYMGKATERIFLPLLRMHFPEIKDINLPIEGVFHNAAIVSIKKQYPGHGKKIIHGLWGMGQMMFSKLIIVVDEDVNVQDLSTTAWKVLNNVDWRRDVIISEGPVDELDHASSMPRFGGKMGIDATRKTREEGMMRDWPEEITQAEEIKELVTKRWHEYGF is encoded by the coding sequence ATGGCTTATAACGATTTAAGAGAATTCCTGCACATACTTGATAAAAAAGGATTACTTCACAGAGTCAGGGTAGAGGTTGACCCTGTGCTTGAGATTGCTGAGATAACTGACAGAATGTGTAAATCTCCCAATGGTGGAAAGGCTTTGTTTTTTGAAAAAGTAAAGGGTTCATCCATGCCAGTAGTAACCAATATTTTTGGCTCCTTTGAGAGAATGTGTCTTGCCCTTGAAGTTGAAAGCCTTGATGACGTTAGCAAAAGAATTGAAAAGCTTATTAATCAAACTCCACCAAAGAGTTTGAAAGACAAAATAAAAGCTGTTTTTGAATTGATTGAGATTAGCAAATACCTGCCAAAAAGAGTAAGCAAAGCAGCATGTCAGGAAGTTATAAATCATAATCCTGACTTAAGTAAACTTCCAATTCTTAAAACATGGCCCAAGGATGGTGGAAGATTTATTACCTTCCCAATGGTTTTTACCCGTGATCCTGAAACAGGCAAACAGAACTGCGGAATGTATCGCATGCATGTCTATGATGAAAGAACAACAGGCATGCACTGGCACATTCATAAAGATGGAGCTGTGCATTACAGAAAATATAAGGAACTCGGCAAAAGAATGCCAGTTGCTGTTGCCATTGGTTCTGATCCCGCTGTTATTTATTCTTCCACAGCACCTCTTCCCTACGGAGTTGATGAGATTGTGTTTGCTGGATTTTTAAGAAGAAGTCCTGTTGAGATGGTTAAGTGCGTAACTTCTGATATAGAAGTGCCTGCAAACTCTGAGATAGTCCTTGAAGGTTATGTGGAACCTGATGAATTAAGGGATGAAGGTCCTTTTGGCGATCATACAGGTTTTTACTCTCCAGTTGATAAATTTCCTGTTTTTCATGTAACATGCATTACCCATAGAAAAAACCCCATATATCCTGCAACAGTGGTTGGGAAGCCTCCGATGGAAGACTGTTATATGGGTAAAGCAACGGAGAGAATCTTTCTTCCTTTGCTCAGAATGCATTTTCCAGAGATAAAGGACATTAATCTTCCTATTGAAGGAGTATTTCATAATGCCGCTATAGTTTCAATAAAAAAGCAGTATCCAGGGCATGGTAAGAAGATAATTCACGGGCTATGGGGAATGGGACAGATGATGTTTTCAAAGCTCATAATTGTCGTGGATGAAGATGTTAATGTTCAGGATTTATCAACTACTGCATGGAAGGTTCTTAACAATGTGGACTGGCGGAGAGATGTGATAATCTCTGAAGGACCTGTTGATGAGCTTGACCATGCATCAAGCATGCCAAGATTTGGCGGTAAAATGGGAATTGATGCAACACGCAAAACCCGTGAAGAAGGAATGATGAGAGACTGGCCAGAGGAAATCACTCAGGCAGAAGAAATAAAAGAGCTTGTCACAAAAAGATGGCATGAGTATGGGTTCTGA
- the ricT gene encoding regulatory iron-sulfur-containing complex subunit RicT — MNNTVHVRVRPFGKVYRYLNNLGIELKKGDFVVVEGDFGLTLGYVLKTSSDTENSFKPVIRKATQEDMEAFQKNLSLEKEAWNFCLQRINERKLPMKLLVVESALDRKRIIFYFTAEGRIDFRELVKDLAAKFKTRIEMRQIGVRDEAKFLGGIGVCGFEVCCKTFISFFKPVSLKMAKDQEIVLNVSKLSGVCGRLKCCLRHEYYGEVEDSFDEEIITQEEKEPEIKKLSFIIKEAEELIDENSGGNDESK; from the coding sequence ATGAACAATACAGTACATGTAAGAGTTAGACCTTTTGGTAAGGTTTATCGCTATTTAAACAATCTTGGTATAGAATTAAAAAAAGGTGATTTTGTTGTAGTAGAAGGTGATTTTGGATTAACCTTGGGATACGTTTTGAAAACTTCTTCTGACACAGAAAACTCCTTTAAGCCAGTAATCAGAAAGGCAACTCAGGAAGATATGGAAGCCTTTCAGAAAAATCTTTCCTTAGAGAAAGAAGCATGGAATTTTTGTCTTCAAAGAATAAATGAAAGAAAGTTGCCAATGAAACTCTTAGTAGTTGAATCTGCTCTTGACAGAAAAAGAATTATCTTTTATTTTACTGCAGAAGGAAGGATTGATTTCAGAGAACTGGTTAAAGACCTTGCAGCAAAATTCAAAACAAGAATAGAGATGAGGCAGATAGGAGTAAGGGATGAAGCAAAATTTCTTGGCGGGATCGGAGTTTGCGGGTTTGAGGTATGCTGTAAAACATTTATCAGCTTCTTTAAGCCAGTCTCTTTAAAAATGGCTAAAGATCAGGAAATTGTGCTTAATGTTTCCAAACTTTCAGGTGTTTGCGGAAGGTTGAAATGTTGTCTCAGACACGAATACTATGGTGAAGTAGAGGATAGTTTTGATGAAGAAATTATTACTCAGGAAGAAAAAGAGCCTGAGATCAAAAAGCTGTCCTTTATTATAAAAGAGGCAGAAGAATTAATAGATGAGAATTCTGGAGGAAATGATGAGTCAAAATAA
- a CDS encoding acyl-CoA dehydratase activase — protein MGSELAVGIDVGSETAKIAVLDRDFRIIEKLYLKHFGKPAEIVSRILTEIFSRYRDLRLCFTGVSGRFIARTACASYVNEIVSQATATSFFYPQVRTIIEIGGEDSKLIFLDKGGRIKDFSLNSICAAGTGSFLEQQAERLGLTIEEFSELAIRSERPSKIAGRCSVFAKSDMIHLQQIATPLEDIIAGVCFALARNFKATMFKGRSIEKEVAFQGGVAANRGMIKAFKKVLGIDEIIIPEHFEVTGAIGAAIKAKKEGVYLNESIIEKIGKLKAEIEYGLPPIKSFSSHFSPQPSDLSSQPQHAYLGIDVGSVSTNIVLIDEEGNIITKKYLPTAGKPIDAVKRGLSEISREVQNIQIKGVGVTGSGRYMIADFVGADVVKNEITAHARGAIHFDPSIDTIFEIGGQDSKYIRLKDGKVVDFEMNKACAAGTGSFIEEQVDKLGITLEEFQSLAFSSKTPCKLGERCTVFMENSLVINLHKGARKEDIVAGLCYSIAENYINRVVAGKPIGKRVFFQGGVAFNRAVVAAFDNFLKEKVNRELELIIPPHHEVMGAIGVALIAKDFMKNGKESKFKGFSLKDRLYSISSFECKGCPNYCEINRVKIEGEENYLFYGGRCEKYEKKDVISKLPDPVKLREELLWKAHKEYETQYRDRKAPVIGIPYIFFFHDHLPFWSTLLWELGFNVKISDKTNKEIINKGIEKVLSEACFPLKVAYGHIADLIEKGVDLIFLPSFINLNLYDEFERGLACPLVQTIPYVNRKLFREAKFVIPRIDFSRGFDYLKKELIEAFKGIINIKNIDEKIATAKQKQREFVSSIQKEGLKLLATAIDRSLGQQATVVILGRSYNSFDQAVSLDISGKLTRLNVLPIPMDMLPLEGINIKDDWSNLYWRSGQRIIRASRFIHKLDEVYPVFITNFSCGPDSFIINYFREEMAQKPYLIVEIDEHSADAGVVTRLEAFIDSVKDRDKKDSANKFIPLLIKTSDISKRTIYIPRMSDHAFALKAAFNYCGIDAEVMPPSDRQSVELARKYVSGGECFPYVVTLGDMLKIVFSKDFNPQRTAFFMPSGAGPCRFGQYNVSHRMMLKKLGFESVPVYSPQQDAQFYKDLNIAGGEFSLRAWQGVVAYGLLTKLLLQTRPYEKNKGETEALYESYLVKIYDALKSRNGSIDSLLKDMRRDFENIPKYKDKKPLVGVVGEIFIRSHSFSNENLIKRLESLGAEVYLTPIEEWIHYVNKMALRKALIKKDKSAIIKILVNKFFQWRVERKFSSCFKGAMNFLHEPSIKEIFKFASPYVPDSFEGETILSIGKSVDLIKKGVSGIVNAMPFGCMPGAIVTALLRFIQKDYNIPVISLAYDGTNSTVNELWLEAFMETIKKFGMTCGVD, from the coding sequence ATGGGTTCTGAACTTGCAGTTGGTATTGATGTAGGAAGCGAGACAGCCAAGATAGCAGTTTTAGACAGGGATTTTAGAATTATTGAAAAGCTATATTTAAAACATTTTGGAAAGCCTGCTGAGATAGTATCCCGCATTTTGACAGAGATTTTCTCAAGATACCGTGATTTAAGATTATGTTTTACAGGCGTCTCAGGAAGATTTATTGCAAGGACTGCTTGTGCTTCATATGTAAATGAGATTGTATCACAGGCAACGGCAACATCGTTTTTCTATCCTCAGGTAAGGACAATTATTGAGATCGGAGGAGAGGATTCAAAGCTTATCTTCCTTGATAAAGGAGGAAGAATAAAGGATTTCTCCCTTAATAGTATATGTGCAGCAGGAACTGGCTCTTTTCTTGAGCAGCAGGCAGAGCGGCTTGGGCTTACAATAGAAGAGTTCAGCGAGCTTGCCATAAGATCTGAAAGACCATCAAAGATTGCCGGTCGTTGCAGTGTTTTTGCAAAATCAGACATGATACATCTTCAGCAGATTGCAACTCCTCTGGAAGACATAATTGCAGGAGTTTGCTTTGCCCTTGCAAGAAACTTCAAGGCAACCATGTTTAAAGGCAGAAGCATTGAAAAAGAAGTTGCCTTTCAGGGTGGAGTTGCAGCAAACAGGGGAATGATAAAGGCATTTAAGAAGGTGCTGGGAATAGATGAGATAATCATTCCTGAGCATTTTGAGGTAACAGGTGCAATTGGTGCTGCGATTAAGGCTAAAAAAGAGGGAGTTTATCTCAATGAGTCAATCATTGAAAAAATCGGTAAGCTCAAAGCAGAGATTGAATACGGACTTCCACCAATTAAGAGTTTTTCTTCTCACTTTAGTCCTCAGCCCTCAGACTTAAGCTCTCAGCCTCAGCATGCCTATCTCGGTATTGATGTTGGTTCTGTAAGCACAAACATTGTTCTTATAGATGAAGAGGGTAACATCATCACAAAGAAGTATCTTCCCACAGCAGGAAAGCCAATTGATGCAGTAAAAAGAGGCTTGAGTGAGATAAGCAGGGAAGTCCAGAATATCCAGATAAAAGGAGTTGGTGTTACAGGTTCGGGTCGTTACATGATTGCAGATTTTGTAGGTGCAGATGTGGTGAAAAATGAGATAACAGCCCATGCCAGAGGTGCAATTCATTTTGATCCAAGCATTGACACGATTTTTGAGATTGGAGGACAGGATTCAAAATACATAAGGCTTAAAGATGGCAAAGTTGTTGATTTTGAGATGAATAAAGCCTGTGCAGCAGGAACAGGCTCATTTATAGAAGAACAGGTTGACAAACTCGGTATAACTCTTGAAGAGTTTCAAAGCCTTGCATTTAGCTCAAAAACACCATGCAAGCTCGGTGAAAGATGCACTGTTTTTATGGAAAACTCCCTTGTCATAAATCTACATAAAGGTGCTCGCAAAGAAGACATTGTTGCAGGTCTTTGTTACAGTATTGCGGAAAACTACATAAACAGGGTTGTAGCTGGGAAGCCGATCGGTAAAAGAGTATTCTTTCAGGGTGGCGTTGCCTTTAACAGAGCAGTTGTTGCAGCCTTTGATAATTTCTTAAAAGAGAAAGTTAACAGGGAGTTGGAGCTAATTATTCCACCTCATCACGAAGTCATGGGCGCAATTGGTGTAGCACTGATTGCAAAAGATTTTATGAAAAACGGTAAAGAAAGCAAATTCAAAGGCTTTTCTTTAAAGGATAGACTTTACAGTATTTCTTCCTTTGAATGCAAAGGCTGTCCCAACTACTGTGAAATAAACAGGGTTAAGATAGAAGGCGAAGAAAACTATCTTTTTTATGGCGGTAGATGCGAGAAATATGAAAAAAAGGATGTGATTTCAAAGCTTCCAGACCCTGTAAAACTGAGAGAGGAGCTGCTCTGGAAGGCACATAAAGAGTATGAAACTCAATACAGAGATAGAAAGGCACCTGTAATTGGAATACCTTACATATTTTTCTTTCATGATCATCTTCCTTTCTGGAGCACTCTTCTATGGGAGCTCGGTTTTAATGTAAAGATTTCCGATAAGACGAACAAAGAAATTATTAATAAAGGCATTGAAAAGGTTTTATCTGAGGCATGTTTCCCCCTTAAGGTTGCCTATGGACACATAGCAGACTTAATTGAAAAAGGAGTTGATCTAATCTTTCTTCCGAGCTTTATAAATCTTAATCTTTATGATGAGTTTGAAAGAGGTCTTGCATGTCCTCTTGTTCAGACAATTCCATATGTAAACAGAAAGCTATTTAGAGAAGCAAAGTTTGTTATACCGAGAATAGATTTCTCAAGAGGATTTGATTACCTTAAAAAGGAACTGATTGAGGCATTTAAGGGAATTATAAATATAAAAAACATTGATGAAAAAATAGCTACTGCAAAACAGAAGCAGAGAGAGTTTGTTAGTTCAATTCAAAAAGAAGGACTAAAGCTTCTTGCGACAGCCATAGACAGATCCCTCGGTCAGCAAGCCACAGTGGTTATTCTTGGCCGGTCCTATAACTCCTTTGATCAGGCAGTTAGTCTTGATATTTCAGGAAAGCTTACCCGCCTTAATGTTCTTCCAATTCCAATGGATATGCTTCCTCTTGAGGGAATAAACATAAAGGATGATTGGAGCAACTTATACTGGCGTTCAGGGCAAAGGATTATAAGAGCTTCAAGATTTATTCATAAGCTGGATGAGGTATATCCTGTATTTATAACGAATTTTTCCTGTGGACCTGACTCCTTCATAATAAATTATTTCAGAGAAGAAATGGCTCAAAAGCCTTATTTGATAGTTGAGATTGATGAACACAGTGCTGATGCTGGAGTTGTTACAAGACTTGAGGCTTTTATAGATAGCGTCAAGGATAGAGATAAAAAGGATTCAGCAAATAAATTCATTCCCCTATTGATTAAAACTTCAGACATTTCAAAAAGAACCATATACATTCCAAGAATGTCTGACCATGCCTTTGCTTTAAAGGCAGCCTTTAACTACTGTGGAATTGATGCAGAAGTAATGCCTCCTTCGGACAGGCAGTCAGTTGAGCTTGCAAGAAAATATGTATCAGGAGGAGAATGCTTTCCCTATGTTGTAACTCTTGGTGATATGCTTAAGATTGTTTTTTCAAAAGATTTCAATCCTCAGAGGACAGCCTTTTTCATGCCTTCTGGAGCTGGTCCATGCAGATTTGGTCAATATAATGTTTCTCACAGGATGATGCTTAAAAAATTAGGATTTGAAAGTGTTCCCGTTTATTCACCCCAGCAGGATGCTCAATTTTACAAAGACTTAAACATTGCAGGAGGAGAGTTTTCCCTCAGAGCGTGGCAGGGAGTTGTTGCCTATGGCTTGCTTACAAAATTGCTTTTACAGACAAGACCTTATGAAAAAAACAAAGGTGAAACTGAAGCTTTATATGAAAGTTATCTTGTGAAAATTTATGATGCATTAAAGAGTAGAAATGGCAGCATTGATAGTTTATTAAAAGACATGAGAAGAGATTTTGAAAATATACCAAAATATAAGGATAAAAAGCCTCTTGTTGGAGTTGTAGGAGAGATATTTATTCGTTCTCATTCATTTTCCAATGAGAATCTGATAAAGAGACTTGAGTCCTTAGGTGCAGAAGTTTATCTTACGCCAATTGAGGAGTGGATTCACTATGTAAATAAAATGGCTTTAAGAAAAGCCTTGATAAAAAAGGATAAATCTGCTATTATAAAAATTCTTGTTAATAAATTTTTCCAGTGGAGGGTGGAAAGGAAGTTTTCTTCATGTTTTAAAGGAGCAATGAATTTTTTGCATGAACCCTCCATAAAAGAAATTTTTAAGTTTGCATCACCCTATGTTCCTGACAGTTTTGAAGGAGAGACTATTTTGAGTATAGGTAAAAGTGTTGACTTAATTAAAAAAGGCGTAAGTGGCATCGTTAATGCAATGCCCTTTGGATGTATGCCAGGTGCTATTGTTACTGCTTTGTTGAGATTTATTCAAAAAGATTATAATATTCCTGTTATATCTCTTGCCTATGATGGCACAAACTCAACTGTGAATGAACTGTGGCTTGAAGCTTTTATGGAAACAATTAAAAAATTCGGAATGACATGTGGAGTTGATTGA
- a CDS encoding zinc ribbon domain-containing protein, with protein MPLYEFQCQKCNETFTKKMSISEMEKTKVRCPKCKSQKVKKVISGFYSITSKKS; from the coding sequence ATGCCTTTGTATGAGTTTCAATGTCAAAAGTGCAATGAAACTTTTACAAAGAAGATGAGCATAAGCGAAATGGAAAAAACAAAGGTAAGATGTCCAAAATGTAAATCTCAGAAAGTAAAAAAGGTTATTTCAGGATTTTATTCAATAACTTCAAAAAAATCATAG
- the tmk gene encoding dTMP kinase — MNKGIFITFEGIEGSGKTTQGKLLAEKLKKEGFPVLYTYEPGDTEAGKHIREILLNSEIKITPLCELLLYVADRIQHIEEKIKPHLEAGFIVICDRFTDSTVVYQGYARGISIDLIEKLNKELFSELMPDLTVLLDCSASIGLGRNKKVNKKDRFEMENLSFHEKVREGYLELARINKERFFVLDATEPINVITEKIYKKVKSIIECRS; from the coding sequence ATGAATAAAGGAATTTTTATAACCTTTGAAGGCATAGAGGGTTCTGGTAAAACAACTCAGGGAAAATTACTTGCAGAAAAGCTTAAAAAAGAGGGATTTCCAGTTTTATACACCTATGAACCAGGAGATACAGAAGCTGGAAAGCATATAAGAGAGATTCTTCTTAATTCAGAAATTAAAATAACTCCATTATGCGAACTTCTTCTTTATGTTGCAGACAGGATTCAACATATTGAGGAAAAAATAAAGCCACATCTTGAAGCAGGTTTTATTGTAATATGTGACAGATTTACTGATTCAACTGTAGTTTATCAGGGATATGCAAGAGGCATATCAATTGATTTAATTGAAAAATTGAATAAAGAACTTTTCAGCGAATTAATGCCTGATTTAACAGTATTGCTTGACTGTTCAGCAAGCATTGGACTTGGACGAAATAAGAAAGTTAATAAGAAAGATAGATTTGAGATGGAAAATTTATCTTTTCATGAGAAAGTAAGAGAGGGTTATCTTGAACTTGCAAGAATAAATAAAGAAAGATTCTTTGTTCTAGATGCCACCGAGCCCATAAATGTAATAACTGAAAAAATATATAAAAAAGTTAAATCTATCATTGAATGCCGCTCTTAA
- the metG gene encoding methionine--tRNA ligase yields the protein MSQNKGFYITTPIYYVNDIPHIGHAYTTVAADILARYMRLKGRKVFFLTGTDEHGQKVEKAACERGRAPKEHADIMVENFKALWNELNISNDAFIRTTDEEHKKVVSAILQKLYDKGEIEKRKYCGMYCTPCERFWTAKDLIEGKCPDCGREVECIEEENYFFLMSRYQSSLIDYIEKNPGYILPETRKNEVLSFLKTKPLGDLCISRPRQRLQWGIPLPFDENYTTYVWFDALVNYYSALNYLAPKDIEWWPPDHHLIGKDILITHAVYWSTMLMALEMPLPKNIFAHGWWTVQGAKMSKSLGNVVNPYEVIKKYGVDAFRYFLFREVSFGLDGDFSEEAIIRRINNDLANDLGNLVNRFLVMNEKYMNGQIKPTKAVDELSEKLKNLIQEIDNENLWNEFKFNIILEKIWEVISLTNNYIAKTEPWRVAKENSERLPQILFNIWNALRIITAFLYPFMPQTSLKIWNALGLSSFKIDCNILNWDIEIKEVRTEKIEQIFPRIENKSEEKIKESKMEELISIEDFARIKLKVGKVIEAEKLKGSEKLIKLIVDIGEKRQIVAGIGKSYSPEELVGRSIVIVSNLKPAKLMGVESQGMLLAATGSDGTISILTVDREVNPGASIK from the coding sequence ATGAGTCAAAATAAGGGATTTTACATTACCACCCCAATATACTATGTTAATGATATTCCACATATTGGACATGCCTACACCACTGTGGCTGCTGACATACTTGCGAGATATATGAGACTTAAAGGTAGAAAAGTATTCTTTCTTACAGGAACAGACGAGCATGGTCAGAAAGTTGAAAAAGCAGCTTGTGAGCGTGGCAGAGCTCCAAAGGAACATGCAGATATCATGGTTGAAAACTTTAAAGCTTTATGGAATGAATTAAATATAAGCAATGATGCTTTTATACGAACAACCGATGAAGAACACAAAAAAGTTGTTAGTGCAATACTTCAGAAGCTTTATGATAAAGGTGAGATTGAAAAGAGAAAATACTGTGGAATGTATTGCACTCCCTGCGAGAGATTCTGGACAGCAAAAGATTTGATAGAAGGGAAGTGCCCTGACTGCGGAAGAGAAGTTGAATGCATTGAAGAGGAAAACTATTTCTTCCTCATGTCCAGGTATCAGAGCTCTCTCATTGATTACATTGAGAAAAATCCAGGATACATTCTTCCTGAAACGAGAAAAAATGAGGTTCTTTCATTTCTTAAAACTAAACCTCTTGGTGACCTCTGCATTTCCCGCCCTCGGCAGAGACTGCAGTGGGGAATTCCTCTTCCCTTTGATGAAAACTACACAACCTATGTATGGTTTGACGCACTTGTTAATTATTACTCAGCATTGAATTATCTTGCACCAAAAGACATTGAGTGGTGGCCCCCTGATCATCATTTAATAGGCAAGGACATTCTAATAACCCATGCAGTTTACTGGTCAACAATGCTTATGGCTCTGGAAATGCCTCTTCCAAAAAATATATTTGCTCATGGATGGTGGACAGTCCAGGGTGCTAAAATGTCAAAATCTCTTGGCAATGTTGTAAATCCATACGAAGTTATAAAGAAATACGGAGTAGATGCTTTCAGATACTTTTTATTCAGAGAGGTTTCCTTTGGTCTTGATGGAGATTTTTCAGAAGAAGCAATTATAAGAAGAATAAACAATGATCTTGCTAATGACTTAGGCAATCTTGTAAATCGTTTTCTTGTGATGAATGAAAAATATATGAATGGTCAGATAAAGCCTACAAAAGCAGTTGATGAATTGTCAGAAAAACTCAAAAATCTGATCCAAGAGATTGATAATGAAAACCTCTGGAATGAGTTCAAATTCAATATAATTCTTGAAAAAATATGGGAGGTTATATCCCTTACAAACAACTACATTGCAAAAACAGAACCCTGGAGAGTAGCAAAGGAAAACTCTGAGAGGCTTCCTCAAATACTTTTTAATATATGGAATGCATTGAGAATTATTACAGCTTTTCTTTATCCATTTATGCCACAGACATCATTGAAAATCTGGAATGCTTTAGGATTAAGTTCTTTTAAAATTGACTGTAATATATTAAATTGGGACATAGAGATAAAAGAGGTGAGAACTGAAAAGATTGAACAAATTTTCCCGAGAATAGAGAATAAATCTGAAGAAAAAATTAAGGAGAGCAAGATGGAAGAGCTTATAAGTATTGAAGATTTTGCAAGGATCAAACTTAAAGTGGGTAAAGTTATAGAAGCTGAAAAACTAAAGGGTTCAGAAAAACTTATAAAGCTTATTGTAGATATTGGAGAGAAAAGACAGATTGTGGCAGGCATTGGGAAGTCCTACTCACCTGAAGAGCTTGTTGGCAGGTCAATTGTTATTGTAAGTAATCTCAAGCCTGCAAAGCTTATGGGAGTTGAATCTCAGGGTATGCTTCTTGCAGCAACTGGCTCTGATGGAACAATATCAATACTTACTGTTGACAGAGAGGTTAATCCTGGTGCAAGCATAAAATGA
- a CDS encoding DNA polymerase III subunit: MGFSEFQQKAIKLLKGTLRTKKIPGALLFLGDAYIGKTRAAITYAKALNCLNSEEDACDTCISCKKIEQGLHPDVKLVTAEKDVITVNSIREVEEFVSFRSLEGRYKVVIIKEAHKMNNAAANAFLKTVEEPPLNTVIILICENMYTLPEPLISRCFKLYFTPLSTQAVKKILPDVEDSVIRIIMGKPGLFISRDVLKDIQWFNATLKNMKEKNKKSPWKDNEDVKWWIDFLCIFLRDCLAGFFLKTSYCPILPSDFKLKENVSVEELFNLYEEMQNIKKSIDLNLNKSIVWNYMACLLGNLITMKKQETTNLEQ; the protein is encoded by the coding sequence ATGGGTTTTAGTGAATTTCAGCAAAAAGCAATAAAACTGCTCAAGGGCACATTAAGGACGAAAAAGATTCCCGGTGCTTTATTATTTCTGGGAGACGCTTATATCGGAAAGACCAGAGCAGCTATTACCTATGCCAAAGCTTTAAATTGCTTGAATTCTGAAGAAGATGCCTGCGATACATGTATATCATGCAAAAAAATTGAACAAGGACTGCATCCAGATGTTAAACTCGTAACTGCTGAAAAGGATGTAATCACAGTGAACAGCATAAGAGAGGTTGAAGAGTTTGTTTCTTTCCGCAGCCTTGAAGGAAGGTATAAAGTTGTTATTATAAAAGAAGCACATAAAATGAATAATGCAGCAGCGAATGCCTTTCTTAAAACAGTTGAAGAGCCTCCTTTAAATACAGTAATAATTCTTATCTGCGAAAATATGTATACTTTACCAGAACCTCTGATTTCAAGATGTTTTAAACTATATTTTACACCTCTTTCAACTCAAGCAGTAAAAAAGATTTTGCCTGATGTTGAAGACAGTGTAATCAGAATTATTATGGGTAAACCTGGGCTTTTTATATCAAGGGATGTATTAAAAGATATTCAATGGTTTAATGCTACATTAAAAAACATGAAAGAAAAGAATAAAAAATCTCCTTGGAAAGACAATGAAGATGTTAAATGGTGGATAGATTTTTTATGTATTTTTCTTAGAGACTGCCTTGCGGGATTTTTTCTTAAAACTTCATATTGCCCTATTTTACCTTCAGATTTTAAACTAAAAGAGAATGTATCAGTAGAGGAGTTGTTTAATCTGTATGAAGAGATGCAAAACATAAAAAAAAGCATTGATTTAAACTTAAATAAGTCAATTGTATGGAACTATATGGCTTGTCTTCTTGGAAATTTGATAACTATGAAAAAGCAGGAAACAACTAACTTAGAACAATAG
- a CDS encoding AURKAIP1/COX24 domain-containing protein, translated as MGSVLKWRKKKIKKHKYRKLRKKMRAQRRNK; from the coding sequence GTGGGAAGTGTTCTTAAGTGGAGGAAAAAAAAGATAAAAAAACACAAATACAGAAAGCTTCGCAAAAAAATGAGAGCACAGAGAAGAAATAAATAA
- the radC gene encoding DNA repair protein RadC, with product MKSVKEWPETERPRERLLKHGAQNLTDAQLLAIILRTGSNGKTVMETAIELLNKFGGLKGIEEASINELQSVTGLGIAKIAQIKASFELGRRLLSQPAQEEVFNSASLVYNYLYPKLNGLKKEVFITLLLDTKLKLIKEIKVTEGILTQTLIHPREIFKEAVKESAYAVIVAHNHPSGDPDPSEQDVEITRKLKKASEILEISLLDHVIIGNGKYFSMKENKII from the coding sequence ATGAAATCTGTTAAGGAATGGCCAGAAACTGAAAGACCGAGAGAAAGACTATTAAAACATGGTGCTCAGAACCTGACTGATGCTCAGTTGCTTGCAATTATTCTCAGAACAGGTAGTAATGGGAAAACAGTAATGGAAACAGCCATTGAACTTTTAAATAAATTTGGCGGATTAAAAGGAATTGAAGAGGCATCAATCAATGAACTTCAGTCTGTAACCGGGCTTGGGATTGCAAAAATTGCTCAAATTAAAGCATCCTTTGAACTTGGTAGAAGGCTTTTAAGTCAGCCAGCACAGGAAGAAGTATTCAATTCTGCAAGTTTGGTTTATAATTATCTATATCCAAAACTTAATGGTTTGAAAAAAGAAGTCTTTATCACCCTTTTACTGGATACAAAATTGAAACTCATAAAGGAGATTAAAGTTACAGAAGGTATATTAACGCAGACACTGATTCATCCGAGAGAGATTTTTAAGGAAGCAGTAAAGGAATCAGCTTACGCAGTAATAGTTGCTCACAATCATCCAAGTGGAGATCCTGATCCATCAGAGCAGGATGTGGAGATAACAAGAAAGCTAAAAAAAGCTTCAGAGATACTTGAAATTTCTCTTTTAGACCACGTAATTATAGGTAATGGAAAATATTTTAGCATGAAGGAAAATAAAATAATTTAG